ACAGCTAGAACTGCAAATCTCAGAAAAGGGAGGGGATATGTCCACATCGAACCGTCCCACCCGCAGGCTCCGGGAGTTGCTGGATCGCCCCGGCATCGTCCGATCGCTCGGGGCCCATGATGTCTTGACCGCGGTGCTCATTGAGCAGGCGGGCTTCGAATCGGTATTCATCGGGGGCTTCGGCACCAGCGCCAGCCTCTACGGGCTCCCCGATCTCAATTTCCTCGGGATGATGGAGATGGCGGACGCGGTGCGCCGCATGGCGAGCCGTGTCTCCATCCCCGTGATCGCCGATGGGGATACCGGCCATGGCGATCTCCCTAACGTGATGCGCTGTGTGGTGGAGTTCGAGGCCGCGGGGGCCGCCGGGGTGATCCTGGAAGACCAGATCTTTCCCAAGCGCTGCGGGCACTTCGAGGGGAAACAGGTGATCCCGGCCGAGGACATGGTGCTGAAGTTCAAGGCCGCGGTACGCGCCCGTCGCGACCCGGATTTCCTCTTGATCGCCCGCACCGATGCCCGCGAGCCCCTGGGGCTCGGCGAGGCCATCGATCGCGTCAACCGCTATTGCGACGTCGGGGCCGACGTGGCGTTCATCGAGGCGCCCTTGTCAATGGCCGAGCTCGAGGCCATCTGCCGCCGCGTCGAGCACCCCAAGTTCGTGAATATGCTGGCCTTCGGCAAGACCCCGGTGATCGGCGTCAGGGACCTGGAAGGGATGGGGTTCAAGATGATGGTGGCGCCCATCGATTCGGTGCTATTGACCGCCCGGGTCATGCGCGAGATGGCACAGGTCTTCCAGCGCGACGGGCACACCCGCGCGCTCGCGGACCGGATGGTGGAATTCAGTGAGATCAAAGAGATTCTGGGGGTGAGCGGGTTCCTGTCGCTGCGCGAGGAGGTCTCGCGAGGACCTTGAGGGGGTGGCGGAATTTCCTTTTACCTTTTCCGGCGCGCGCCGGTCGGGCACAGCCCATGGATGGGGGGATTGGGGCGGGGAGGACGACTCGGCTCTTGCTTCGGTGCCGAGATGCTCTACAATAGGCTGTAGATTCGTACAGACTTCAACGCCATGGATACACTGACCTTCCGCCAGAACCAGATCCTCAAGGTGATCCAGCGGTTCATCGACACCCAGGGGTTCCCGCCGACGCGCGCGGAGATCGCCGATAAATTCGGTTTCCGATCGCCGAACGCCGCCGAGGACCACCTGAGGGCACTGGAACGCAAGGGGGCGATCGCGCTCCTGCCCGGCGCCTCGCGCGGGATCCGATTGTTGGTGGATCGGCCATCCGGACTGCCGGTGGTGGGCCGGGTGGCCGCCGGCAACCCCATCCTGGCCGAAGAGCACATCGAGGCGCACCATGACGTGGACCCCGAGTTGTTCCAGCCCCATGCCGATTATCTCTTGCGGGTGCGGGGGATGAGCATGCGCGATGCCGGGATCCTGAACGGCGATCTCCTGGCCGTGCACGTCACGCCCGAGGCCGCGAACGGCCAGATCGTAGTGGCGCGTCTCGAAGACGAGGTCACCGTCAAGCGCTTCCGCCGCCGCGGCTATCGGGTGCGGCTGTTCCCCGAGAACCCCGAGTTCGCGCCCATCGAGGTCGATCTGCGGCGGCAACCCGTGGTCATCGAGGGGATAGGGGTGGGGGTGTTGCGGGAGCATCTGCCGGCGCAGACTCGTCTTACCGGCCGCGCCTGATGAGGGTCACTCATGAGCGGCTGGGCTGGCGCGGCGGGCGGCCCGCCTCGCCGGGGCCCGCCGCCATCCCCACGGGTTTCCCGGCCCTCGATGCCGCGCT
The nucleotide sequence above comes from Pseudomonadota bacterium. Encoded proteins:
- a CDS encoding isocitrate lyase/PEP mutase family protein, whose amino-acid sequence is MSTSNRPTRRLRELLDRPGIVRSLGAHDVLTAVLIEQAGFESVFIGGFGTSASLYGLPDLNFLGMMEMADAVRRMASRVSIPVIADGDTGHGDLPNVMRCVVEFEAAGAAGVILEDQIFPKRCGHFEGKQVIPAEDMVLKFKAAVRARRDPDFLLIARTDAREPLGLGEAIDRVNRYCDVGADVAFIEAPLSMAELEAICRRVEHPKFVNMLAFGKTPVIGVRDLEGMGFKMMVAPIDSVLLTARVMREMAQVFQRDGHTRALADRMVEFSEIKEILGVSGFLSLREEVSRGP
- the lexA gene encoding transcriptional repressor LexA, producing MDTLTFRQNQILKVIQRFIDTQGFPPTRAEIADKFGFRSPNAAEDHLRALERKGAIALLPGASRGIRLLVDRPSGLPVVGRVAAGNPILAEEHIEAHHDVDPELFQPHADYLLRVRGMSMRDAGILNGDLLAVHVTPEAANGQIVVARLEDEVTVKRFRRRGYRVRLFPENPEFAPIEVDLRRQPVVIEGIGVGVLREHLPAQTRLTGRA